In Erigeron canadensis isolate Cc75 chromosome 8, C_canadensis_v1, whole genome shotgun sequence, the DNA window ggaGATAAACGGTTGGTACCTGGTTTGATTCACTGAAGAAATTAGAGTTCAGTCTTTCGACCTTTAAGAACCTTGAATTCAGTGggctaaatttttaattaagtaatgagttttagtttgggctaagtaattttgttggcttatgtaaaatgtaatggatcaaTTTTATTacttagtatataaaaaaaattcacaattaAGATGGGGGgtcgaaaccgagtatatctaaatttttctacacgaaaacaatataccccCTACATCGCAAAAAAAAATTCGGGGGGTTAGGCTCCCCTCCCGGCCCCTATGTAGTTACGCCCTTGCTCAGACACAATTCTAGTTTTATACTTCAACTCATACGATATACGAtagctatataaattatatcatacagaaattcgaatatgtattatacatgattcgtgaatatgaaataaattgtgcttaaagtaaatcgatgatcgaagctaaactataataaaccgtaatgataaatatagggctaattacttgaaaagtcACTCAACTTGTCACTGAAACCTTTTCTGGGactccaacaaaaaaaagttctatttgagGGTATAAAAACGGCTAAAATTACTATAGTAGGACCGTGACcactttttgctgacgtgtacAGTAGCTAGCCGGTTTTATCCTTATTTTTAAgggctaattacttgaaaagtcTTTCAGTTTGTCACTAAAACCTTTTTTGGGGTtctaactaattttttttcaaattagccACTTTTTTATATTCCCGTATACCATATGACATCTAGCCACTTCCATTTCAAAACCACCATTGCCGGCGTCATAAACTTTATATTGGCGGCTATGGAGATTTGCGGTGGTGTTAAGTAAAAGGTTCAAATCTTTAACTTGGGTTGTTTAATAAAAGTTGAACATGAGAATGGTTAAATTGGGGACAAAGATACAATCAAGATTATTCAAATTGTTTCATGAGTTTTGTGGCCGGATCTTTGTGGTGGCCGGAAAATTTGTAtattgtttttgattttctgatgatgtgattatatactaatgatgttgatgatgagcTGACGTTACCATAGGGAATATGTGATTATGGCATCCCAAATATGTAATGGCAAAAGGGTAGTCGGATTTAGGTGGTGTCGGCGGTAGGATGGTCGCAGGTTATGAAGATGGAATGGAGATGAAacccagaaatatatatatatatatatatatatatatatatatatatatatattatattttggtGTTTTGTATAGAAATATGACTTGGAATTTCCATGTAATCcataaatgatataaaataaaaaagaaattacattaaaaatactttttgaCTGGCTACTTACACGAGAACCCACAATAGTAATTTTAGCCGTTTTCATACCctcaaatagaacttttttttgttggagccTTAGAAAAGGTTTCAGTGACAAGTTGAAGGACTTTCCAAGTAATTGGCCCTATTTTTAACTGGCTACTTGTACGGAACCCCATAAAAGAGATTTTAGCCGTTTTTCTTCCCCcgaatagaacttttttttgttcgagTCCATAAAAGGTTTCAGTGACAAGTTGAAGGATTTTCCAAGTAATTAGcccataaatataatatatgtttagttagaattttgaatttatcttaaaattttagaaccacatcaaaataaaaacttgtaagtatagtggatgatgacaaatagtcttatgatttcggatcgtaaactcaaattttggaagtattcatgttaataacttattataattaatataagtaataggagttgaataattgagaaattaaaagtgataatttattaatgataatATCAGAGTTTATTAATGACTATAAATTTATTAAGCCAAGtgttaaagtttaattctaagtttaataaaaaaattgtgtttatatacaactaaaaaaactaatttaacaatataaataaattaaaagaacacgCGTCGATCAAAAATTACGTCACatgtcgttttaaaaacatgttaattctgttttagtttatcgTTAGAATAAGGTTATCGAGGATTTTGATACCTTAGCTATTTGCATTAACTTAGTTTCGACTTCAAGGTTACAAAATCATTAGTTTCACCACTAGTTCAAAAGTGTTACAAAATTGCAAAACAACTCTTTCTTTAATAGATATTTTTTTCATCAAATGTCAAGTTCACTaccttttgataaaaataaatagttaatGCAATCTATTAATAGAAAGGATctgttaaatttattattattatagaaatCAAGTCTCATTTATCATTCTAAAATAATAACGAAAAGTTTGAATGACATAACATTTATTATTGATTAAGGGGAATGAATAATGTGGTTGAAATTATCAACCTTTCCAAATCCCATCAATCACATATCTCCAActtatttttccttttcaatccTCCCAATCAACCATCCCAACCATTTTTAATAACATTCATCACCTTTTCAACCCAcccaatttatttatttttttataaaaacttaaatatttcattaaaataaactaaacattatataaacataatttaattaaataattataaaactttATTCATAAGAACAACaaacatttataattttaaacaaaatgtatttttttttactaaagaATAAGGTTTAAACTTAAACTATACAAAACTAGAAGAAGTTTTATATAAGCAAAGAAAAGTTCAGGGGCCTACAAcgaaaattacaaattaattcACTAGTGATCATCTTCCtcaaatgaaaaatacatacactgcatatatatatatatatacaaacatgcGTAACAGGTAGCAAGCAAAGGGAGAGgggtattaaatatatatatttttttaatcctcAAACGTTCAAAATCACCCTGGCCCTACCTCCCAACGTCTATTTTTCTTCCAAGCCGCGCAGGGCTTTTAGCCCGTTCACCTTCAAGCCGTTGGCATGCCACAGGTAGGGATGACAATGGGGCGGGGATTGTCGGGGACCTCAATCCCAATCCCCGTACCCGATTTTCACTTGTAATCCTCATCCCCGTCGGGGAATTAATTTACATCCCTATACTTGTCCCCATCGGATATCGGGGATACCTTTTTTAAATGAACATGAGTTTATCTTAATAGAAGATATGTGAGAGAATGTGTATTTCGACATTTTCTTTCtatgtataaactaatatatatgttaagtaaatgattaataaagtataacacataaaaagtattaaacaaaagctttaaacttaaaattgattctagaaaataaataagaacttaaagagattttaataaatatatataatattttcgaGTTCGGGTATGGGTATGGGGATCGGGGATTTACGGTTTCCCATCCCCGTCCCTATCTCCATCGGGGATTAGTTTTACATCCCCATACCCGTCCCCATCCCTGGTCAACTCGGGGATTTCCCGATCAAATTGGGTGTGGGTATCGGGTTCTCCATCAGGTACGGGTATTTTTGCCATCCCTAGCCGCAGGATGGCGGCGGTGTTCCTTCGGCGGCATGGCCAACCTGTCACCCATGCAGCTGTCACTCCTTTCCCCCTTAGCTTCATCTCGTctaataaattaacaaaagatTTTCCAGCTTATTATTCTTGCCTATTGCTAGTTTTTATGGAAGCTTCATAACGACTGTATTTTTTCAAACAAGAACTCATCTATTCACTATGCAGTCAAAGAATTAAAAGCAATCCATCAGCTTCATGTAGCTCTCTAATCGATAGATCTCCAATAACATTAGCTAGTCCAAGTGTCATAGCTTTCTGTTTTAATCGTTCTTAATAGTTTTTCTTCGTGTTGTGTTATGTTTCTTCCCAGCTCAAACTATTATTTCTTTTCCTCTTGTATGTTTTTCTAGCTTCTCGCTACCATctcattttaataaaagtatcttaatgttcaaaaataaaataaaaacaattattgCCACTGTCATCTCTTTATGCGGAAAAGTTACTAAGATTTCTAATAAAATTTAGATGTTTCCAATAAAATTTGAACAATAACCTACATGTTGATCGATAACATTCAAGATCAGGCCAAAAACATTTAAACTTAAGTAACCAATCAAATATAAACATATGAATCTAGATCTGAGTAGGTAACACTCAGTTGTTAGGTACTCATGAGTCGTATATACCAGTCAAATGTTGGTGTAATTAAGGTTATATCAGTATCTTGTTAAAAGGAAAGTTTTATCTTATCCTAAATGATATGTGTTAGATTCTTTGTTTAATCGAAGCAACATGACTATgaacaaataatataatatcatatatatatatatacgaaaaagTGAAATTAGGGACTCTTTATTTCAGGGACTGTTAAGGACTCCTTCTACCTCCttttccggccaccaccaccatcatctctgaccaccaccaccatgatcatctccgaccaccaccatgatcctccggtgacggcgaccatctccggcgagacttacacatgtgtaagtaacttacacatgttttaagtacaattttttttaggtagatcatccatcaccggtcacccccctatgacctatcaccctctatgacctatcacactatgatctatcactgtaacaccccaataattttaagataattaaactaacccctttttatagttttgactttaaattagtttcctagtattttatttttggatatggggttaatttagttggaagtttaacggatagcggataaaaatacccacaaaagttAGTCAAGGGCGTGGCACTCATAGGAAGTGCCAGCCATTTCCTTTTTCCATTTCTCACATTTTCACTCTTGTTCATCATCATTCCTCCATGCAACTTCATctcaattctttcaaaatcaaagactAATTCTTTCAATCCaagaataaaaatcataataataattatcaccatcaaataatctccattcaagaattgaaaagttagggtttgtgggtattgtggtggtggccgaatttcaaagagaaaagaaaggaagaagaatttccAACCTAAGTCTTGCATTAACTTATTGTTtattgaggtattgaattcccctaatttagttttcatctttcttttgaaattagggttcatggagtgaaccaatttgggggtttttgctagaagatgaattatggttattttctcccaattccttagttaacctagttgtcattgagttatatgatgtgtttgattatgaaattgataagttctaagtaatattttgattttgcaagaaaagatgaaatttttgctagttattgaaatgtggTTGAAAAAGGTAAGATGAACTACctaattttgttgttaaaggtggaagtaactcaatgacaaatgggttgggctTTGGGTTTGAAAAAGGCTAGTGAATGagaatttggtaattttgagcaactagatgaaatggccacatgttggtggtaaaatgagatttttagcaaaatgatagatCATTGAGATTGATGAGTTAGAAAGATTGAGCTTTGTTAAGTGAAACTTGATTTTAAGCCAACTCAAGGAAATTGAGTTTGGGTgaataggaatgctagtgaatcgttagtttggctaagtgagttagccaagattgtgaataaagtcttatgtgcatattgtattgaattgataggttgaaagctttgcacttgttgttgcattgttgattgttgatagtcgcggaggaggtgagtactcttgcatacctttatgtatacgttgggtcaatcgaccacatcatgttgaagtttatttatccatgtgtggtgatTGATTCGGCGTAGGCCCATATGAggcatagtgtttatgaggcctaagaacctccggggcctaagaatcccgatagttaatcatgttgatgattgtttagcgtatgtggatccatgtatgttttgttagcgcaaaagtgagtatgcaagtgatgatatgacggtatcattggctacatgcgatagtcttttgtgtttttgccctccttcgtatgtataattgtatgcaagtttattcactaagcattcgcttacattttagttgtttaccattttataggtggttccggaagaaggaactaggtattgttgatttgaagttgttgacTTGAAGTGTTAGTGACTTGAAGGTATTTGGTCATCCATAGAAGAATGACattttggttagaaacctagttaATTCCCTCTCAAactcttggctcttgatacatgtgTCTTTCGAATGAGAATGTTGTGTATGATGTATTTTAAGTCTTGAAGTCTTGACTATTATGGTggattgaagtataaatcattttggaGTCAACTTGGTCTTTTCGTCACTTTGGGTAAATGCGGGCGAGTGACCCGCTTGGTTGTTTTAGTGTAAATTTCAATGGTTAAAGTTTCgaatgttgtaaattatgtcatgtgaaggtttgaaatcaaatttgatgtgtgatggaacttgtgtttgagtttggaaaAGGTTGCAAATCGAgttaatagtcaaatttgatgttttgtGTGTGCAGTAAGAGTACAGACGCAGACACGGCTGACCGTGCTTAGCGTCTGCAGTATTTCCTCTTAGTGTTCAGTTTCTGAGAGCACGGACGCaaagcacggtcgaccgtgcttgcGGCTGCAGTTTCTCTGTCTTCGAGCAAAATTTTTCCAAGCTTCATCCGATGTTTTCAAGGTCTGAAACTTATaagatatgtttattataacatattaaggtgttctaatttgttagattttgaattttaacattttgagtttttcaccttattttgtctaaaaattttctaagtatggattggtcaaataaagtcaacttgtaaaaaaaaaaaattaaaaaaaaaatggtcgagtcgagtTGAGTTCTTTcaatcaccctcaatgacctatcacctccaccagctttggtttatgatcTATCACActataatttttgttcaatctacatatgtgtaagttatgtgtatgtaccaaaaagaaaactaaaattaaaaagttgtcaaaagtatatcgaattaaaaagtctcgccggagatgatcagtggtgattagatctgatgaaaatggacggtcTAAATAGAGTTCCTAAAATAAGGAgcccctaatttaacttttccatatatatatatatattatatatatatatatagggtaaagttattttgagaaccccttttttttgtgagaacctctaagaacttttcaaatcaggcccaaccgatgattattctttacatgaaaaatgttttttgattgttttctgaataacttatgtgtaactttgaagtttataattatgtggaggcatggattatcatctgttatacaattatgcggagttttggattcttgatcacatgtacacgaatattgttatgatcacatgtatgcaagtcaatcACATGTAAGTTTCACTGTATTTATTCCCCTGtatggccatatatatatactaattttatATAGAAAGCTGTTAGTGAGAGTCTTAAATATTGCTCACAATACATTaatatgtttaataaaaaatgtacTTTAAAATCCACACaacaaagtattaaaaaaatccAACAATGTAATATACAACCTATAAGTATAAGTAATTAGATGTTATTATAGGATTAATTCACTTTTTATAGATATGTATtttattgataatttaaaagtaaCAGTAGAAATGATAcaataagtttaaaaaataataataaataacaagaTATTAGTAACGTCTATTACTATAATGTTAAATCTACAAACATATTCGAAACaaatgtttataaaaacatgTAGTATGTGATGTGAAtagatagaaagaaaaaaaaatgacttgatttgattggaaaaaaaaatgtttgcaaACTTTTAATTGTAATTAGTTTGTCGaacttttatatatctatctatctatatctatattaaaagagtaggaATTCTACCCTTTTCAAGCCTTTTTCAAATCTAAAGTTATGCTAAAAAATTGCCACCTAGGATTTATCTTATGTGTCATCtccaaacttttttatatatatttttatttaaatttagatagatttgaattaattaggtaaacattatatcaaatcaaacattataattacaattatttatttgagaCATTAATTCCattcatttcttttaaaattatatattcaatatatatttttttaacaaatctaaGTTTTGATAAGATATTCAAGcatatttaacattaatattatgttaactaaatcaaattttaattatcaatatcatattaaaacctttgataattcaattaaataaccgcacattgtgtgggtaaaaaacctagtgtatatatatatatttttgttattaagcCCAAATGAAAATTAAGGTTGTTTAAATTTAAGAGAATAGAACCGGTGTCGGTGTGatctaaaatgaaaatttaattttcttatcaaCCAAAaccaatatatgtatgtttatatttttttaaatttttttttttgaacattatatGTAtgcttattttaattaattaatacagtATTAAGAAAGGAAAACATGGGAAATTAATTAAGATGCAAGAAAGAAAAGCGTGACCCCACAACCACCACTAGTATGGCCCACTACTACACTTTCTTTGCTTCAAAATTCAACTCCCTCATAAATCATCATCCTTGTCTTGTACAGCCTATATTTTGTGTCTGTGTTTTTctgcgtgtgtgtgtgtgtgaaagaaACAAGTTTTCTTTCtccaacattattaatttattattattattatatgaatttgttttatatatatataaaaaaaaaagaaaatggcaaataataatagttacaaAAATGGTGGTGTGAAAACCAAGTCAATTTCATCCTCATCATCTTTCAGTTTTTCCGGTGGTTACAAATCTAAGCCTTCGTCGGTAAATTCTGGTCCCCGCCGTAACAGCACCGGCTCCGGCAGTAATTCTGCAGGTGGATTTCATAAGGACACTCCTAGTTCtggaggtatatatatatgtgtatctcCCTGCCTcacatttatgttttttttgatgatatacataCAGTATATAATAATTCTGCATAATATATTGTGTAAATGGAATTTGTTTGTCCTGTATATCACTGTAgtggttatttatttatttaatggtTAATAAGTTAAAATTTTTGTAGGATTCTAAGGAATGTGTTGCTGACCTAGAACTCCtaaatgtgtttttgttttcactcCCTTTCGGAATACAGTAGAagttttctttctcttttgtttttgtaataaacATGTTAATGTTATGTTGTTCATGATTGAGCGATTCTTTTGCTCAACGTTGGCCCCTAACCAGGCATCATTAACTGTATTTTCCACAATGCGGAAATATAGGCGGAACATTGAAAAAGATTCACATCTTGGATATCTTGTCATCATTGTTCCAAACATTGGATTACCTTGGTATAAGAAAGTGTTGAGCATTAACTGCGGTCTATCGATAAACTAGGAAACAAAATGAACTTGACTTAAATCAGTATGCTTTATACACaataatgaaatcattgatGGCATATGCTTTTACAACTGATATATGCAATGTACTTGGTTTTTTGTTCTCATTGGGTAGTTGGCAATACAAACTAAAAAGTGTTCTAGTTTTGCAATCAGGAAACACTTTGGTAAAGCTAACCATGTGGCACCTTTTGGTGACGTGACCTTACCTGTTGGCAATATATATCCACTTAGTAGTAGTTGCTTGGAGAGGTAGAGATGAATGCTTGTTCGTTCCCCCTTTCGTTCTGACAGTATGTGTTCATTTAAGCTGTAATATAGTACTGTAATAAATTGAGCATCCAAACGTTTATACTTTTACCTCAGAAGCAatgattttgagttttataatttatatttcatCTTAGGTGCATACCTATTGCCAAACATAAAAGGTTGCGTCACCAAAACTAAACCCCAAAGTCTGACCTCATCGGTTTAGGTATTTATagcaagaacaaaaaaaatgtcatgGTCACCAGCCACTACACATATGAAAGTATGTAACGATTGCATGCCATCAACCCTGATGAACATTGTGTAAACTATACAATCATCTTAAGTAATATTCTTGTTCAAGCATTAGTTTCTGGGAGAGTTCGAGTGGCTGTAAGATTAAGACCACGAAATAATGAGGAGCTATCAACTGATGCTGATTTTGCTGATTGTGTGGAACTGCAGCCCGAGGTATTCTGATGTCATGTTTGTAAATGTTAACATATAGTCAGtgtgttttcatatattttgcAATAACAAAACTTTATGAAATCTTTTAAGTCACTTTTACTATGTTTGTTTAGCTCAAAAGATTGAAACTCCTAAGGAATAATTGGGATTCAGATACATTCGAATTTGATGAAGTTCTTACTGAATTTGCATCACAGAAGCGTGTCTATGAAGTTGTCGCAAAGCCTGTTGTGGAGGTTTGGAACCTAACTTCGTTATCTCTTTACTCTTCTTGTTTAATGACATTTCTAAAATAATGCAATTATGTTGTATCTGTTATGCAGAGTGTTCTGGATGGATATAACGGAACAGTCATGGCATATGGACAGACTGGTACCGGAAAAACTTATACACTTGGAAGACTTGGGGATGAAGATACTTCAGCTCGTGGAATAATGGTTCGTGCAATGGAGGATATATTTGCTGAAATATCTCCAGAAATAGATTCCATCTCTGTTTCTTATTTACAGGTTTTCATCAATtagagattttttttatatctattgtTAAGTTTAAGATcttaagtttttaacatataGTTTGTGTAATAATACTTGCAGCTATATATGGAGACAATACAAGATCTCCTTGATCCAACTAATGATAATCTATCGATTATGGAAGATCCAAAAAGTGGAGATATTACACTCCCAGGTGCTAGCTTGATAGAGATTAGGGATCAAACAAGTTTTATTGAACTACTAAGATTAGGAGAAGCACATCGCTTTGCTGCTAATACAAAACTGAATACAGAATCATCTCGCAGTCATGCAATTTTAATGGTGAGAGATCATATCTCGTATTTATAACATTTGTATGAAACACTGATAACATGAACATCATCAGAACTCAAATCTTGCTGCAGGTGCATGTTAAGAGGTCCGTGAAGGAAAAAGACTCGGTTATTACTAATGAAAATGGTAATAGCAAATCCCACATGAATAGAACAATGAAGCCACCAGTTGTACGGAAGGGGAAACTAATTGTTGTTGATCTTGCGGGTTCTGAACGTATTGATAAGTCAGGTATAGATGGTTATTTAACAGTACTTGTGAATGATCACATGCCTATTTtgcttgtaatttatttatttattttatttttttctttttgcatttGTTACTTTTCAGGGAGTGAAGGACATACTTTAGAGGAAGCGAAATCTATAAATCTTTCTTTAAGTGCACTTGGAAAATGTATAAATGCATTGGCAGAAAACAGTTCTCATGTTCCGGTTCGTGATTCCAAACTTACAAGATTGCTTCGAGATTCATTTGGAGGTGAATTTAACTTCATATGTAATAAATTTGACTTTGTTATCCAGGGGCCTGGGTCCTAGTGGTATCTGAGGTGACCCATCAACCAATAGGTTGTGGCCTTGTAGCAAGGTTCTAGTCCCACAATGACGACTTATAAATAATGGGGATTTTGTGTGGAATgcctttataaaagaaaatatatatatatatatatatatatatatatatgttgacttTATTAAGTCATGTAGCTTATTGACAAATGCTTTAATCTTTGCAGGCACCGCGAGAACGTCTCTTGTTATCACCATTGGTCCATCTCCTCGTCATAGAGGAGAGACGTCAAGTACTATCATGTTTGGGCAAAGGGTAATCCTAAGCTTATATTACGATTATGACAAGACTACTCAACTCACCCatttttactaattttattGTGTTTTCCATAGGCGATGAAGGTAGAAAATatgttgaagataaaggaaGAGTTTGATTACAAAAGTTTGGCCAGAAAGCTTGATGTACAAGTAGAATCTCTCATTGCAGAACATGAACGGCAGCAAAAAGCGTATCGTGATGAGATCAAAAGAATATCAATGGAAGCGAAGAAACAAGTGACCGACGCTGAGAAAAGTTATGCAGATTGTTTGGAGGTAAGTACATACCTTTATTGACCTTCATTCTATTAAACATACTGATTTTATTATTGTACTTATCGTTTAATAACTACAGAAAGAGAGATTAAAATACAAGAAAGACTGCATGGAGTCAATAAAGAAGCTTGAGGCGCAATTGGCAgtaaatcaaattaaagatgACAGCCTTCATAAGGCACCTAACCGGGAACTAATTGAAGTTAAGAAGTTGCTGCAAAATGAAACACTTTTAAGAAAGACTGCAGAAGAAGAAGTTaaaaatcttcaaaatcaagTAACGCAATATAAAAGATCAGAGGTACGGTTTATATTAATCCTTTTTTTCCTTCAGTCATTGATTGCTGACTGGATATCCTGTAATTATCCAGGTGGCAGGAAATGCTGAAATCGCAAAGCTTCGAACAATGCTGGATAATGAAGTTCATCAGAGAGAAAAACTTGAAGAAGAAATATCCATGTTACAGAATCAGCTGTTGCAAATAAGTTTTGATGCTGATGAGGTATGCCAAGTGTGAATGTGCATGCATTAGCAGAAAGCATGATGTGTCACTTTATATGTTTACTTTTTGTAGACAAGAAAACAAATCGAAAGTGGTGATCATAGCGTAGATATGACTGGAGACATGGGTTCCCTTGTATCTCCCAT includes these proteins:
- the LOC122578590 gene encoding kinesin-like protein KIN-UA isoform X1, coding for MANNNSYKNGGVKTKSISSSSSFSFSGGYKSKPSSVNSGPRRNSTGSGSNSAGGFHKDTPSSGALVSGRVRVAVRLRPRNNEELSTDADFADCVELQPELKRLKLLRNNWDSDTFEFDEVLTEFASQKRVYEVVAKPVVESVLDGYNGTVMAYGQTGTGKTYTLGRLGDEDTSARGIMVRAMEDIFAEISPEIDSISVSYLQLYMETIQDLLDPTNDNLSIMEDPKSGDITLPGASLIEIRDQTSFIELLRLGEAHRFAANTKLNTESSRSHAILMVHVKRSVKEKDSVITNENGNSKSHMNRTMKPPVVRKGKLIVVDLAGSERIDKSGSEGHTLEEAKSINLSLSALGKCINALAENSSHVPVRDSKLTRLLRDSFGGTARTSLVITIGPSPRHRGETSSTIMFGQRAMKVENMLKIKEEFDYKSLARKLDVQVESLIAEHERQQKAYRDEIKRISMEAKKQVTDAEKSYADCLEKERLKYKKDCMESIKKLEAQLAVNQIKDDSLHKAPNRELIEVKKLLQNETLLRKTAEEEVKNLQNQVTQYKRSEVAGNAEIAKLRTMLDNEVHQREKLEEEISMLQNQLLQISFDADETRKQIESGDHSVDMTGDMGSLVSPIRHPQIKYSGEQEKGPVAKLFEQVGLQKILSLLEAEDPDVRIHAVKVIANLAAEATNQEKIVEAGGLTSLLSLLTTSEDENIHRVAAGAIANLAMNESNQELIMSQGGISLLAITAENADDPQTLRMVAGAIANLCGNDKLQLMLRAEGGIKALLGMVRCRHPDVLAQVARGIANFAKCESRASTQGIKSGKSLLIEDGALPWIVKNANNEASPIRRHIELALCHMAQHEVNAKDMITGGALWELVRISRDCSREDIKILARRTLSSSPSFQVELKHLRLNSS
- the LOC122578590 gene encoding kinesin-like protein KIN-UA isoform X2 — protein: MANNNSYKNGGVKTKSISSSSSFSFSGGYKSKPSSVNSGPRRNSTGSGSNSAGGFHKDTPSSGVSGRVRVAVRLRPRNNEELSTDADFADCVELQPELKRLKLLRNNWDSDTFEFDEVLTEFASQKRVYEVVAKPVVESVLDGYNGTVMAYGQTGTGKTYTLGRLGDEDTSARGIMVRAMEDIFAEISPEIDSISVSYLQLYMETIQDLLDPTNDNLSIMEDPKSGDITLPGASLIEIRDQTSFIELLRLGEAHRFAANTKLNTESSRSHAILMVHVKRSVKEKDSVITNENGNSKSHMNRTMKPPVVRKGKLIVVDLAGSERIDKSGSEGHTLEEAKSINLSLSALGKCINALAENSSHVPVRDSKLTRLLRDSFGGTARTSLVITIGPSPRHRGETSSTIMFGQRAMKVENMLKIKEEFDYKSLARKLDVQVESLIAEHERQQKAYRDEIKRISMEAKKQVTDAEKSYADCLEKERLKYKKDCMESIKKLEAQLAVNQIKDDSLHKAPNRELIEVKKLLQNETLLRKTAEEEVKNLQNQVTQYKRSEVAGNAEIAKLRTMLDNEVHQREKLEEEISMLQNQLLQISFDADETRKQIESGDHSVDMTGDMGSLVSPIRHPQIKYSGEQEKGPVAKLFEQVGLQKILSLLEAEDPDVRIHAVKVIANLAAEATNQEKIVEAGGLTSLLSLLTTSEDENIHRVAAGAIANLAMNESNQELIMSQGGISLLAITAENADDPQTLRMVAGAIANLCGNDKLQLMLRAEGGIKALLGMVRCRHPDVLAQVARGIANFAKCESRASTQGIKSGKSLLIEDGALPWIVKNANNEASPIRRHIELALCHMAQHEVNAKDMITGGALWELVRISRDCSREDIKILARRTLSSSPSFQVELKHLRLNSS